The Parambassis ranga chromosome 14, fParRan2.1, whole genome shotgun sequence genome includes a window with the following:
- the LOC114446707 gene encoding flotillin-2a isoform X1, whose amino-acid sequence MGNCHTVGPNEALVVSGGCCGSDQKTYVVGGWAWGWWLISDIKRITLEIMTLQPKCEDVETAEGVAITVTGVAQVKVMTESELLGYACEQFLGKSVMEIKSVILQTLEGHLRAILGTLTVEQIYQDRDRFASLVREVAAPDVGRMGIEILSFTIKDVYDKVEYLSSLGKTQTAAVQRDADIGVAEAERDAGIREAECKKEMMDIKFLADTKMADSKRELEMQKASFNQEVNTKKAEAQLAYELQAAKEQQKIRLEEIEIEVVQRKKQITIEEKEIDRTEKELIATVRSPAEAEAYRMQQLAEGHKIKKVLTAQAEAEKIRCIGEAEAASIEAVGKAEAEKMRLKAEAYQQYGEAAKTALVLEALPKIAGKVAAPLAKTNEIVILSGEGSRVTGEVNRLLAELPVSVNALTGVDLTKIPLLQKMSGLQSQTAI is encoded by the exons ATGGGGAACTGCCACACCGTTGGACCAAACGAGGCCCTGGTGGTCTCAG GTGGCTGCTGTGGCTCAGATCAGAAGACGTATGTCGTGGGAGGTTGGGCTTGGGGCTGGTGGCTCATCTCTGACATCAAGAG GATAACGCTTGAGATTATGACCCTGCAGCCCAAGTGTGAGGATGTAGAGACAGCGGAGGGTGTAGCTATTACTGTCACTGGGGTGGCTCAG GTGAAGGTGATGACAGAAAGTGAGCTGCTGGGCTATGCCTGTGAACAGTTCCTGGGAAAGTCAGTCATGGAGATCAAGAGTGTCATCCTGCAGACGCTGGAGGGTCATCTGCGTGCCATCCTTG GCACCCTAACTGTTGAGCAGATTTACCAAGACAGAGATAGATTTGCATCACTGGTGCGAGAGGTAGCAGCACCTGATGTCGGCCGCATGGGCATCGAGATCCTCAGCTTCACCATCAAG GATGTGTATGATAAAGTGGAGTATCTGAGCTCACTGggcaaaacacagacagctgcagtgcagaGGGATGCAGACATTGGAGTGGCAGAAGCAGAGAGGGATGCTGGCATTAGG gaagcTGAGTGTAAGAAAGAAATGATGGATATTAAGTTCCTCGCAGACACAAAAATGGCCGACTCCAAACGAGAGCTGGAAATGCAGAAAGCTTCTTTCAACCAGGAAGTGAACACAAAG AAAGCAGAGGCTCAGCTGGCATATGAGCTGCAGGCAGCCAAAGAGCAGCAGAAGATCCGTCTGGAGGAGATTGAAATCGAAGTGGTCCAGAGGAAGAAACAGATCACAATTGAGGAGAAGGAGATTGACCGCACTGAAAAGGAGCTCATCGCCACTGTGAGGAGCCCTGCCGAAGCTGAAGCCTACAGGATGCAGCAGCTGGCTGAGGGACACAA GATAAAGAAAGTACTGACAGCTCAGGCAGAGGCTGAGAAGATCCGCTGCATCGGTGAGGCAGAGGCCGCCTCCATTGAAGCAGTGGGAAAGGCAGAGGCTGAGAAGATGAGACTAAAAGCTGAAGCCTACCAGCAGTATGGAGAAGCTGCCAAGACTGCTCTGGTCCTGGAGGCTCTGCCCAAG ATTGCTGGTAAGGTGGCTGCACCTCTGGCCAAGACCAATGAGATTGTCATTCTGAGCGGGGAGGGCAGCCGTGTGACTGGAGAAGTGAACCGCCTTCTAGCTGAACTCCCTGTCTCTGTCAACGCCCTCACTGGGGTGGATCTAACCAAG ATCCCTCTGCTCCAGAAGATGTCTGGCCTCCAGTCCCAAACAGCCATCTGA
- the LOC114446707 gene encoding flotillin-2a isoform X2, translating to MGNCHTVGPNEALVVSGGCCGSDQKTYVVGGWAWGWWLISDIKRMSLEIMTILCRCENIETSEGVPLDVTGVAQVKVMTESELLGYACEQFLGKSVMEIKSVILQTLEGHLRAILGTLTVEQIYQDRDRFASLVREVAAPDVGRMGIEILSFTIKDVYDKVEYLSSLGKTQTAAVQRDADIGVAEAERDAGIREAECKKEMMDIKFLADTKMADSKRELEMQKASFNQEVNTKKAEAQLAYELQAAKEQQKIRLEEIEIEVVQRKKQITIEEKEIDRTEKELIATVRSPAEAEAYRMQQLAEGHKIKKVLTAQAEAEKIRCIGEAEAASIEAVGKAEAEKMRLKAEAYQQYGEAAKTALVLEALPKIAGKVAAPLAKTNEIVILSGEGSRVTGEVNRLLAELPVSVNALTGVDLTKIPLLQKMSGLQSQTAI from the exons ATGGGGAACTGCCACACCGTTGGACCAAACGAGGCCCTGGTGGTCTCAG GTGGCTGCTGTGGCTCAGATCAGAAGACGTATGTCGTGGGAGGTTGGGCTTGGGGCTGGTGGCTCATCTCTGACATCAAGAG AATGTCTCTGGAGATTATGACCATCCTCTGTCGCTGTGAGAATATCGAAACTTCGGAGGGTGTTCCCCTGGATGTGACAGGGGTGGCTCAG GTGAAGGTGATGACAGAAAGTGAGCTGCTGGGCTATGCCTGTGAACAGTTCCTGGGAAAGTCAGTCATGGAGATCAAGAGTGTCATCCTGCAGACGCTGGAGGGTCATCTGCGTGCCATCCTTG GCACCCTAACTGTTGAGCAGATTTACCAAGACAGAGATAGATTTGCATCACTGGTGCGAGAGGTAGCAGCACCTGATGTCGGCCGCATGGGCATCGAGATCCTCAGCTTCACCATCAAG GATGTGTATGATAAAGTGGAGTATCTGAGCTCACTGggcaaaacacagacagctgcagtgcagaGGGATGCAGACATTGGAGTGGCAGAAGCAGAGAGGGATGCTGGCATTAGG gaagcTGAGTGTAAGAAAGAAATGATGGATATTAAGTTCCTCGCAGACACAAAAATGGCCGACTCCAAACGAGAGCTGGAAATGCAGAAAGCTTCTTTCAACCAGGAAGTGAACACAAAG AAAGCAGAGGCTCAGCTGGCATATGAGCTGCAGGCAGCCAAAGAGCAGCAGAAGATCCGTCTGGAGGAGATTGAAATCGAAGTGGTCCAGAGGAAGAAACAGATCACAATTGAGGAGAAGGAGATTGACCGCACTGAAAAGGAGCTCATCGCCACTGTGAGGAGCCCTGCCGAAGCTGAAGCCTACAGGATGCAGCAGCTGGCTGAGGGACACAA GATAAAGAAAGTACTGACAGCTCAGGCAGAGGCTGAGAAGATCCGCTGCATCGGTGAGGCAGAGGCCGCCTCCATTGAAGCAGTGGGAAAGGCAGAGGCTGAGAAGATGAGACTAAAAGCTGAAGCCTACCAGCAGTATGGAGAAGCTGCCAAGACTGCTCTGGTCCTGGAGGCTCTGCCCAAG ATTGCTGGTAAGGTGGCTGCACCTCTGGCCAAGACCAATGAGATTGTCATTCTGAGCGGGGAGGGCAGCCGTGTGACTGGAGAAGTGAACCGCCTTCTAGCTGAACTCCCTGTCTCTGTCAACGCCCTCACTGGGGTGGATCTAACCAAG ATCCCTCTGCTCCAGAAGATGTCTGGCCTCCAGTCCCAAACAGCCATCTGA